From the Anopheles merus strain MAF chromosome 2L, AmerM5.1, whole genome shotgun sequence genome, the window AGCATCGTTGTTCTAGTTTTTGGTACTGTAAATCAATATGAACCAAAGAGGCTAGTTCAACTCAATCGCAACGACGGCACTGACCAtgcatttcaaattttaaCCAATCAATATTTAATCcatagaaaacacacacacacacgtagctCGAATGCTGGCACTTTTCTGTGCACTGTGTAAAAACCCAGCAAACGTAGCGTATGAATAAGTGATGCGCAGAGATTTAAAAGTTCATCTTTTGAAATCGGAAGTGCAAGGATGGAAACATTGTAGtgcaacaaaaaccaaaatatCAGCCGCTTGAAACACaaagggaaataaaaaaaaaaacgaaacaaaacacaacaaagtgATGCAAAAATCATTACACTTCATGTACGCTCCGATTGCTGAAGTGACTCTCGACTGTACCGGCGTACGAAACGCTGCTCGAAATGGAGGTTTCACTCATGCATTGCTTcatggcacaaaaaaaaaagaaaaggactACACGCAAACTCATTCACATGGACCACTTTTGTCTCAATGCTCCACATGTGGTTTGGTTGCTGTTTCCGTTTTGGCAGTTGCAACTATAAATAAATGCTTGCCGGTTTTTCCAATGTAATACAAATATTGTGCTATCGCCCATTATGCATGCAACGTGATCGAAAAACGAACGCTTCAAAGTTCTGGACATCCGCCTCGGTCCACCGGGAGgaaagaggagaaaaataaatccaCCCACGGGTGTAAAACGATGCAGCAGAAGCGGCAAACCAGTGGCACTGGTTGTACCTTCGATGTGTGTGCGCTGATAAAAAAGGGAGCttcagagagatagagagagagcgagagtgagagagagagatgaagaACATCAGCAAAAACAACGATCTTGCCCAAGCCGTGCAACGTGAAGCTTCATAATGTGTAATGTATAAATGAGAGAAGATAAGGGAGGAAAattggggagggggggaggagaTAACATCGAGCATTAAcactacaaaacaaaaaaaaaagtggcgACTGCCAGCCAACagcaaatgtgtgtgttgtaacAAACGAGACCACTTCTGTTTGGTGGTAAAAATTACACTGGCCGGAAAAACAGACAGCTGTACACGTGCACGGGATattgtgtgcgagtgtgtagGGGGAGAAGGCGCTTATGTGCGAATCAGAAAATCAACCGTTTGCAACGTGTTGTGTTTAAATTCTGggggcattttttttaaattttactgTACTCATTCATGCTCTTGGGTTTCGTGTTCGTTGATTCGATGGTACATTGAGTCCTCGTTTTTTGTGTCAGTTTATTCGTACGCGCTGTagtaaatttgtttgtttggtttttccttttcagcAGGACCGGAATTAACCGAGAGattcttttattattattattttttggatGTAGTGTGTTTTTCTGCTGCAGCTAGTGGTGGATTTTGCTGTGAAAagaatgttgttttgttgtatcaGATGAGTACGAAGCTTAACGaacttttgttcaaagttCTCCACATATTGTTGCATTCGTCCCATGATCTGTGTTGACTGCTTTGAAGGTAAAAACATCAAGGATTTATGGGATATAAACATAACACAATGTTTAAAGGTAGACAGGAAGAGAAATATCCTGAAACTATTCGGCAGAAAGGACCCTATACCAGTAATTGTTCATATTTGAGCCTAATTTATGCAACATTTCAAAAACTATATGAAAACATCACAGAGTACCTGTCAAAGATCAGTAGTGTCAAGGATCAAGTCTTTCAAACGAAGCAAGTCTTGGAGAGAAGCATTTTAAACATCGCATGGAAGTTATATCCGATAGCAAAAAAGCCAACTATGATTGCGCCTAAAGATATGCAATGATTCACTTTATTGAGCATGTTTTTCTCAGCACGTGAAAAATTAGAACAATAAtccatctttttttctttgtttttctttcagtTGGTTTCATTTACATATGAGAAatgtttttagaaaaaaatgtcaattgattacaatagagagaaaaaaattgtttgagTTTTCTGTTTAAAATCTTTTATTTCCTGCGATCAGTGTATCAGAAGTACAACGAATGTTTACGAAACGAAATTTTACAtaacaattaatttaaaaacttgGTAGTGCAGGAGCGTACAGCAGCCCCACCGTCCCGTGTATTATCACTCATAAATAGTAACAGGTTGTGTAATGGTTGTAGCAACAATAAAACGACGGATAATTGAACTCACACACAACATTTCACACGCCTGTCGGTGCACGTGAGCTCTGCGCCAGCTCTGTTActtgtttctcttttctccGCTATCTTTCTCTTCCTCTAACCATCTCCCCAGCCTACATTAGAGTGTAATCGGATATTATCACAACGGCAACATTGACACACTATTGCAGTTGGGAAAGGTCACGGGACGAAGGTGGCAGGAGCTGTGCAACCCTGTTGCGAACACGTGGACTTAACACAGGCAATCAAGTGACTGCACAACaattgcactcacacacacacacacacacacacacacacacacccactcgCTCAGTGGTACGTACCTTCGTCGGTCGGTGTGCGCTCACGTTGCTGACGGCTGTCCGGTGTAGCGGCCGGCGGACAGCGAACGTGGTCCGGCTCGTTGCAATGTAACACCTGATTCATTTGCACAATCTTATCTACATTGTCACCGGACTGCCGGTTGGATGAGCCAGCCGTGCCGGTGGGCTCACCACCCGCCGGACAATAATTGTGACAAGCGTCCACTTTCCAATCGGATGTCTTCGGTGCTGCGACACCAGTTTCTTGTCCCGCTCGGCGCTGCGATTGGTCCTCCGTATCCGTGGCGCTGTCGACCATCTCCTCCGGCACTGTCGGGAGTGGGAAGAGTGCCGACTGGCTGGAGGTACCAGGGGGCGGCCCGGGCGAGATGGCTCGCATGTCAGCGAGCGCGAACCGGGGATCAATCATAAACAGCCCCTGCTGCTGGTACACGTCCAGCGGGTTCCAGTTGAAGATGGCCACGCTGGTAAATGGGTCCTCCCGGTGGGGCGGTAGCTCCCCACCGACCGGCTCATTGTTCGCGCCATTGTTTGCGCGACACTTTTTGCGCTCCCCATCCGATGGCGTCCTTTCTGGCGTGTCACGGTCGTCGATTGTTGGCGTCATTCCGTTCCCCTCCTCGCCACCGCTACTATCGGAggctaataaattaattaaattatcatCATTTATCTCGACCCGTGGTGCCATCGCACGATTCTCGGCTCGCATCCCTGGTGCGCCCGCTTCTTGTTGCGCGGCTGCTGCATCGCCGCCGCTCGCCGACACTTGCCGCTCCTGGAGCAGCTGCTTCTGCTCTAGCAGCTGCTTGGAAAAGGTCAACAAATCATCCAGTATGCGTTCGATTACCGGCACGTTCTCGACCAGCTGGCCGAGGGTCGCTTTCGTGGCTGCACTTTCCACGCTGTCTTCCGCGTTCGCTTGGAGCGAGTGGttaagctgttgaaaaatgtcCTCAATTTCTTCGCCGCGCGTTTGCCGGCGGGTGGGATCGGGTGTGGGTGCACGGCAAGCGGGCGTTGATTGTTGCCGTTCGTTTGCGGTAAAATCGGGCCCGGGCGAAGGGGTTGTAGCGCGGGGGCTTATATTTCCATTTTCAAACCTTGCCCAGCGGGTGTAGTCGGTGGGAGGGGAGGGAGCACGGGACTGTTGACACTCGCCGGGAGGGGAGTGAGCTGCACTCAACCGGTTTGCAGCAGGGGGGCGGGCGGAGAAAAGTTGGGgaaattcaaacaaagaaAGCCATGAAATGTGATGTAGTTTGTGGGgcggggggggagggggggaacGCGGGACTATGGTGAGGTTGGGGAGGGATACAAATAGAATCAACGCTGACGGACAGGTTCGGTGACAATGATTACTCAATTAATGTCGATGAAAGTCGATATAGAGTTGCTTcgtgttcccttttttttggcctTTTCTCATCAGGCGAGTGAGTGAACTTCCGATGTCCTGGGGCAGGAATTGGTGTGAGTATGATCCATTGTTCTCGTGCACTCGTAGTGTCCTGTGGCTGCCCTCCTGCGTCACGAgtcggtgtgtgtttggttaTGAAAGTCAAAGttttttgtgtcatttttcTCCATTAGCTTGTATTTTctagtatttttttcttctatctaTCTGTCGCTCTCTATGAGCATGTCTGTGTGACAAATTCCATTAGCAACGCTAGCGGAAGGTTGATTTTATATTTAGCTTCACCTCGGATGGTTTGCCATAATCTCTCCTCTGTAGTTTGTCGTATCATGTCAAAACCTCGGtattgcacacatacacacgtggAAGTTGGAATTTCAAAACCTTGCCCGAAGTCCCCTGGCTGTGAGTTGACCACtgacagggttttccattcgaGCGGGCCGCAAAACCCCCATAATGCAATTCACCGCCAGCATCGTCATCGAAATGGAATGACCCGCACCCGCGTGtcctgtgtgtctgtgacgacagccacaacacaaaaacaggtGGAGAAGTTTGTGTCTCGTGTTTCACCGTCCGTTGCTGTGTGCCCCAAAGGAAGCAAAGGGGGGAAAATGTTTGATGAAATTTCAGGGCCAAGTTTCGGCACGGCAGCGCAGTGCGAGCTGTGTAATGGTCCCGAAGGAATGTTGCTCGCCCGGACGGTGGCCCGGGTGGTTCATTTCTCATCAGCCGTAAAATGTACACAATTTCGAATTTTCCGTGCTGTGGGGCGATTGCGTGTTGATGTTGGGTGGTTTTGAAACGCGTGGAAAAAAACATCTCATCTTCCGCTCACTTGTGTGCGGCACACAAAGGCCGCAAGACAGATGGATGGATCAGTGTGAATTGCAAACCAATTTCAACCTTCCGAGAGAAGATGACTGGCGATGAAAGTGTGATGCGTTCGGAGCGTTAGGCGTGTGGACCGGTTTTCATACGCACCAAGGTGGCACGGCCATTCAGCGGCCCCGGGTGCGGCATTTTCCAGTGCTGACTCGTCCGTGCTGCCAGTCCGACCGGGGGCGGCAGGTGTTTGCGCTCCCTGTCCCCGTTTATCGCTCAATAATTCAAATCGTCCAAATTCCAGCGCCCGTTCGTCGAACGGGCCAAATATAAACTCACCATCGGTGAAACTAATCATGCGCGCTGGCCGTACCGGCGTGTCGACGGTCTCGGTGCCGCGTTCCGACCGTGCCGGTGCGCTATTTTCGGCCCCGGCGTGGCCGCGCGAAGGGTCGATTGATTTGTCCCGCGGTGCACCGGCCCACTGGTGGTCGGAATGGTGATGCGCCCGGCTGTTTGCGCTGGCGTTCCGTGTTTTATCAGCcgttaaatttgttttaaaataatcaacatCAACATTACTGCTGGCCGGTACGGTTGAGGGCGTTGGCGAGCAAAACGATTCGCCCGAAACGGTGCGGTACGGGTCGGCATCGTCCCGCTGGCTGCAGCTGTTCGGTTCCGGGGAACCGGAGCCGAAGCGTCGTGGGCAGCGGGTGGGATGAGCGTTGACATCATTATCACCACCGGCGGCACCGGAGCCAACCGTTGGCTGGCAACGGTCCCGGTGCGATGGGTTCGTTGATGGGAAAGTTGTCGCATTGACGGCAACTGCAGCGGTTACTGCCGGTGAACGGTCGACGCTGGCAcgatggttggaccggtctgcaAATGGGTTTGCAATTATTTTAACCTATAATCTTAAACGTACGGAGCCGGGAGAAATGTTGTTGATTGGACGCGTGGCGCTTGGTGATGGAGGACCGTTCGGTTGGGCAAATGCATCTGTTGGATGATGTTGACGCAAGGACAGTGCATCTGAATTCGTTTAGTTGCACAATTTCCCAGTGATCTGTTTTCTGTAGAATTGACTTGAATGAAGTTCCTTAGATATGTGACCGATTTCAAGGGAAATCTGAACACATTAAAAGCAGAACCATATCGTTCGAATTTGAAAACATACGTCAAGTGACTTCCCGGAGCTTTGCTAGTAAAAAGGACTCTCTGGTGCGATAGTTCTTGGAACGGAAGAGACAGTGTTTTCGTCTTATCGGTTTTATTGGGAAATCAATTGCTTTCACaatgaatttatttcattccaaGTGCAATCGGGTTCTAGGTTGGTTTTGACTTGAGAAACGGTGCATATGCATTTGCAATTTGGTTCAATGTGTGTCTTAAAAATcgtatttcaatgtttttttttatacgaaacctttaaaaaacaataaaaatggttCTATACTTTATCCAGTATTTCATTTAACAATAATCATTAGCATTGTATTATGATGtatttcaattgaaaaatCTGTTCATAAATTCGATTTTACAGTTTCCATTGAAGTACACATCCAAGAAATTGCACTCCTCAATCAAACCAACCCCATTATGGGCCCCGGAATTTGCCAACAGGTACGCCAGGAATCAATTGAATCTTTCCGCTCCCCCTGCCCAGCGATCATACGCACTTCATCACGATCATACACACTTCAAACTCATCGGCATTTCGGCGCACTCGACGCATTCAATTGATGTGCGGCCGGGGCCCAAACGAGCCCGGCCATAAAATGCATTCCTTGATTGTTATTCCAAACAATTCAGTGGTACTTTTTTAATTTCCCTCTCGTCTCCCGCTCGTCCGTTCCCTTTTATGTCGTCATAACAAGGGACAGTAATAAACGACACATTGcatgtatgaaaaaaaaagcgacaaCGGTCAACACGGAAACATCCGAAACCAGTACCAGTCACGCGTTGTTCCTTAATTGCTTTATGCTCCGGACCGGTCATCTAGTGCGCGAACTGATTTTGTTTGTACTGTTGGCTGATTTTCAACCACCGACCGAGGGTGGGGCGGCCGTACTGTTGCTTGTGCTGGCGTTTCGCTTTTATTTGCCATTcgtgaagcttttttttattggtatGAATCACGGCACACAATCAAGCAGCACACTTTTAATCCACGCACACTTTTATTATCCCCACTAATTCCATTCCGCTCAAATTTGCTCGTTGTTATTTGATACGGTTTTGATTGATGTGATAAATAAAGCGGGATGCAAGCTGGGCTGACCAGCTCGGCCATCGGGGAATGGGGGTGCGGTAGTATGGGAATAttggtttaattaaatatttgcatCCATTGGGGAAGATGATATGCGCTGAGCGGGAAAGTTTTGACCGATAAaacggcgaaaaaaaaaggatgctgattgttttacttttactttGGAAGCTCTAAAAAGGCTCTTTGTTTGCCAAAAATAGCATTGTGAGTATG encodes:
- the LOC121593194 gene encoding uncharacterized protein LOC121593194 isoform X5 — its product is MRCRTQIRQQQQQQRWPSPRDPVVCQRMSPGEPGGVGLADAYHHRAASVGPGERHGASGQLARETHVAYGTTSTTSTTAYNEHANDNLQRFWPVAAAAAAAAGAEQHENYQLDCNYDNKSVRSHYRREASSSDNGQLPAEGPAPPPSAYRYVTPSPPLPPYPLAEEPLAPSVPWRPRARSGRSGSSVKINEIFEFPPPPPYPCDCAAGDMTATAEEEEEEQDDELPEVCRSTNVNAAAAAAAAAAAAAAGPTNTTPDDTGRDCSTSDRSNHRASVDRSPAVTAAVAVNATTFPSTNPSHRDRCQPTVGSGAAGGDNDVNAHPTRCPRRFGSGSPEPNSCSQRDDADPYRTVSGESFCSPTPSTVPASSNVDVDYFKTNLTADKTRNASANSRAHHHSDHQWAGAPRDKSIDPSRGHAGAENSAPARSERGTETVDTPVRPARMISFTDGEFIFGPFDERALEFGRFELLSDKRGQGAQTPAAPGRTGSTDESALENAAPGAAEWPCHLAHSPPGECQQSRAPSPPTDYTRWARFENGNISPRATTPSPGPDFTANERQQSTPACRAPTPDPTRRQTRGEEIEDIFQQLNHSLQANAEDSVESAATKATLGQLVENVPVIERILDDLLTFSKQLLEQKQLLQERQVSASGGDAAAAQQEAGAPGMRAENRAMAPRVEINDDNLINLLASDSSGGEEGNGMTPTIDDRDTPERTPSDGERKKCRANNGANNEPVGGELPPHREDPFTSVAIFNWNPLDVYQQQGLFMIDPRFALADMRAISPGPPPGTSSQSALFPLPTVPEEMVDSATDTEDQSQRRAGQETGVAAPKTSDWKVDACHNYCPAGGEPTGTAGSSNRQSGDNVDKIVQMNQVLHCNEPDHVRCPPAATPDSRQQRERTPTDEGTYH